The genomic window GCCGGACTTCCCCGAGGCCAGCAAATTCCTGCGCCACGTCCGCCGGCGCGAGGACGCCCTGGGAACGACGGAGTTTCCGGACATCACCGTCTGAACGGGCCGCCAAGGACAGCCGCGTCGCGAAAACGCCTTGCCGCGGGACTTATAAATCGCCGCGAATTGCGTTACATCCTCGGGAGTCGGGCCGCCCGGCCCGCCATTTCATTCCGCACATCCACCAACGATCCATAAGGAGACGCGCATGAGCACCATCGCCGCCGTTTGGGCCAGGGAAATCCTCGATTCCCGCGGCAATCCCACCGTCGAAGTGGAGGTCACCCTGGAGTCCGGCGCCTCGGGCCGGGCCGCCGTGCCCTCCGGCGCCTCCACGGGCAGCCGCGAGGCCCTGGAGATGCGCGACCAGGACACCTCCCGCTACGGCGGCAAGGGCGTGACCAAGGCCGTGGAGCACGTCCAGGGCGAACTGGCCGAGGCCATCATCGGCATGGACGCCCTGCAGCAGGTGGCCATCGACAACACCATGATCGACCTCGACGGCACGGAAAACAAGTCGCGCCTGGGCGCCAACGCCATCCTCGGCGTGTCCATGGCCGTCTGCCGCGCCGCCGCCACCTTCCTCGGCCAGCCGCTGTACAACTACCTCGGCGGCATCAACGCCAAGGTCCTGCCCGTACCGCTGATGAACATCATAAACGGCGGGGCGCACGCCCCCAACAACCTGGACATCCAGGAGTTCATGATCGTGCCGCTGGGCGCGCGCACCTTCGCCGACGCCCTGCGCATGGGCGCCGAGACCTTCCACACCCTCAAAAAGATCCTGGCCGCCGACGGCCACATGACCGCCGTGGGCGACGAGGGCGGCTTCGCCCCCAACCTCAAGGACCACGACGAGGCCTTCAAGTACATCATCAAGGCCATCGAGGAGGCCGGCTACCGCCCGGGCAACGAGATCTCCCTGGCCATCGACGCCGCCGCCTCGGAATTCTTCAAGAACGGCAAGTACGTGCTAAGCGGCGAAAAGCGCAGCATGAGCTCCGACGAGATGGTCGCCTACCTGTCCGGGTTCGTGGACCGCTATCCCATCATCTCCATCGAGGACGGCCTGGCCGAAAGCGACTGGGACGGCTGGAAGAAACTCACCGTGGAACTGGGCGAGCGCATCCAGCTCGTGGGCGACGACATCTTCGTCACCAACCCCGACATCCTCGACGAAGGCATCCGCCAGGGCGTGGCCAACTCCATCCTCATCAAGCTCAACCAGATCGGCACCGTGACCGAGACGCTCGACACCATCGAGATGGCCAAGCAGGCCGCCTACACCACGGTGGTCTCCCACCGCTCGGGCGAGACCGAGGACAGCTTCATCGCCGACCTGGCCGTGGCCGTCAACGCCGGCCAGATCAAGACCGGGTCGCTGTGCCGTTCCGACCGCCTGGCCAAGTACAACCAGCTGCTGCGCATCGAGGAGGAGCTGGAGGACGCGGCCATTTTCTACGGCCCCTACATGGCCGACAACTGGTACGACACCGAGGAAGGCGACGAGGAATAGGCTTCGCGCCGCCCTTTCTGGCGCGCCGGGCGGGCTTGTCCCGCCCGGCGCGCTTGCTTTTTGCGCCGGAGGGTTGTCCCGTGAGCAGCAAGCACCGGTCGATCCGGGTCGTCTGTTTCGTCTGCGGCCTTGCGCTGCTGGCCGCCGCCCGGCCCGCCCGGGCGGCCGAGATCGCGGCCCAGGCCGTGACCCTGTCCGCCGCCGGCCAGGCCATCCCGGCCACGCGCTTCGCCGCGCCGGGCCAGGCCAAGCGCCCGGCCGTGATCCTGTTGCCCGGCCGGCAAGGCCTCGAGGCCTTCGCCAGCTACTACCGCAGCCAGGCCGCGGCCCTGGCCCGGGCGGGCCTTACCGCCTATCTGCTCGATTACTACGCTGACGAGGCGGACCGGGCCCGGGCCAACGATCACGAGGCGGCGGCGCGCCAGGCCTGGTTCCGGCAGCGGGCCGGGGTGTGGTTCGAACGCGTGCGCGACGCCGTCACCGCCGTCCTGGCCGAAGGCCGCTGCTCGGGAAAGGTCGGGCTCGTGGGCTTTTCCCAGGGCGGCTTCGTGGCCGTGGGCGTGGCCGGGCAGGACCCGCGCCTTGGCGCTCTCGTCGTTTACTACGGCGGCATCCCGTCCGTCGCCAAAGACGCCATCGACCGGCTGCCGCCGCTGCTCGAACTGCACGGCGACGCCGACACGGTCGTTTCGCCGACAGAGGGCGAGGCCCTGGTCGAGCTGGCCAGACGGCTCGGCAATCCGGCCTCGCGGACCGTTTTTCCCGGCGCCGGGCACGGTTTTTCCGGCCCCACCGACCGCGAGGCCCAAGGCCGGACCATCGCCTTCCTGCAACACTGGCTGGACCAAAACGCCCATTGAACGGTGGACGTGCCCCCGGCATCGCGGCTAATGGAAGGGGTACGCCAAAAACTGCGGGCTCGGACTGCCGCGCCGCATGAAGGAGACAGGCCATGCTGCTCATCGACGGAAAAAAAGTCGCGGCCGAACTGCGCCAGAAGGTCCGCAACGACGTGGACGCCATCGTCCGGGAACACGGCCGGGCGCCCCATCTGGCCGTCATCCTCGTGGGCGACGACCCGGCCTCCCAGATCTATGTCCGCTACAAGGAAAAGGCCTGCGACGAAGTGGGCATCGTTTCGCGCATCTGGCGGCTCGATGGCTCCACCACCCAGTGCGCCCTGGAAAAGCACCTGGCCGAGCTGTGCGAAAGCGACGACATCGACGGCATCCTGCTCCAACTGCCCCTGCCCCGGGGCCTGGACGCCAACCGCTGCCTGGCGATGATCGACCCCCGAAAGGACGTGGACGGCTTCCACCCGGAAAACGTCGGCCGGCTGTCCATCGGCCTGCCTGGCCTTAAGCCCTGCACGCCCTACGGCGTCATGAAGCTGCTCGAATACTACGGCCTGTCCCCGGCCGGCAAACAGGCCGTGGTCGTGGGGCGCAGCAACATCGTGGGCAAGCCCATGGCCATGCTGCTGTCCGCCCAAACGCCCTTCGGCAACGCCACGGTGACCATCTGCCACTCGCGCACCCCGGACCTGGGGGCCATCTGCCGCCAGGCCGACCTCATCGTGCCGGCCATCGGCAAGGCCAAGCTGATCACCCGCGACATGGTCAAGCCCGGGGCGGTCATCGTGGACGTGGGCATGAACCGCCTGCCCGACGGCAAACTGTGCGGCGACGTGGACTACGACAACGTCCTGGACGTGGTCTCGGCCATCACCCCGGTGCCCGGGGGCGTGGGCCCCATGACCATCGCCACGCTGATGGCCAACACCGTGGAGGCCTTCCGCTGGCGGCGCGAAAAGCCGCTGTGCCCGGTGGCCTAGGCGCGCCCCGCCGTGTTCTCCCTGGCCTCCATCCCGAATCTGGCCCGAAACGCCCGGCGGTTCGCGGAAATCGCCGGGATTTTGGCCAAGTACGGCCTGGCCGAGTTTCTGGCCGCAACCGACGTCTCCTTTTTGCGCGACCAGCTCAAAAGCCCGGCCGGCGGCGAACTGACCGGCCTGCGGCGCGAGGAGCGCCTGCGCCTGGCCATGACCGAGCTGGGCACCACGGCCGTCAAGATCGGCCAGATCCTGTCCACCCGCCCCGACCTCGTCGGCCCGGAAGCCGCGGCCGAACTGGCCAAGCTGCGCGACGACACCGCCCCGGACGCGCCCCAGACCGTGCGCCGCACCGTCGAGGCGCAGTTGGGGGCCGCGCCGGAAACCCTGTTCGCCGCCTTCGAGGACACGCCCATCGCCTCGGCCTCCATCGGCCAGGTCCACCGCGCCCGCCTGGCCGACGGCAGCCGGGTGGTGGTCAAGGTCCAGCACGCCGACATCGAGGACACCATCCGGGCCGACCTGGACATCGCCATGGGCCTGGCCGAGCTGGCCGAACGCGGCATCGTGGAACTGCGCCTGTACCAGCCCCTGGCCGTGGCCGCCGAGATGCGCCGCACGATCCTGCGCGAGCTGGATTTTTCCCGCGAGGAACGCAACCTGCGCCATTTCGCGGCCAATTTCGCCGGCGACGGGCGCGTGGCCTTTCCCCGGACCTACCC from Solidesulfovibrio sp. includes these protein-coding regions:
- the eno gene encoding phosphopyruvate hydratase, with the protein product MSTIAAVWAREILDSRGNPTVEVEVTLESGASGRAAVPSGASTGSREALEMRDQDTSRYGGKGVTKAVEHVQGELAEAIIGMDALQQVAIDNTMIDLDGTENKSRLGANAILGVSMAVCRAAATFLGQPLYNYLGGINAKVLPVPLMNIINGGAHAPNNLDIQEFMIVPLGARTFADALRMGAETFHTLKKILAADGHMTAVGDEGGFAPNLKDHDEAFKYIIKAIEEAGYRPGNEISLAIDAAASEFFKNGKYVLSGEKRSMSSDEMVAYLSGFVDRYPIISIEDGLAESDWDGWKKLTVELGERIQLVGDDIFVTNPDILDEGIRQGVANSILIKLNQIGTVTETLDTIEMAKQAAYTTVVSHRSGETEDSFIADLAVAVNAGQIKTGSLCRSDRLAKYNQLLRIEEELEDAAIFYGPYMADNWYDTEEGDEE
- a CDS encoding dienelactone hydrolase family protein; the encoded protein is MSSKHRSIRVVCFVCGLALLAAARPARAAEIAAQAVTLSAAGQAIPATRFAAPGQAKRPAVILLPGRQGLEAFASYYRSQAAALARAGLTAYLLDYYADEADRARANDHEAAARQAWFRQRAGVWFERVRDAVTAVLAEGRCSGKVGLVGFSQGGFVAVGVAGQDPRLGALVVYYGGIPSVAKDAIDRLPPLLELHGDADTVVSPTEGEALVELARRLGNPASRTVFPGAGHGFSGPTDREAQGRTIAFLQHWLDQNAH
- the folD gene encoding bifunctional methylenetetrahydrofolate dehydrogenase/methenyltetrahydrofolate cyclohydrolase FolD: MLLIDGKKVAAELRQKVRNDVDAIVREHGRAPHLAVILVGDDPASQIYVRYKEKACDEVGIVSRIWRLDGSTTQCALEKHLAELCESDDIDGILLQLPLPRGLDANRCLAMIDPRKDVDGFHPENVGRLSIGLPGLKPCTPYGVMKLLEYYGLSPAGKQAVVVGRSNIVGKPMAMLLSAQTPFGNATVTICHSRTPDLGAICRQADLIVPAIGKAKLITRDMVKPGAVIVDVGMNRLPDGKLCGDVDYDNVLDVVSAITPVPGGVGPMTIATLMANTVEAFRWRREKPLCPVA